A region of the Brachybacterium sacelli genome:
GGCCGCAGCGACATGTAATACGCCGTACTGGGAAATCTGCACTTGAGGTGCTCTCCCGGGATGTGGGTCGCTCAACTCTCCTTCGAGTGGCTTGAACAGAAAGCCACGAGGCGTGCGGTGATGAGGAAGGTCCCTACGATTCCGGCGATGAGGATGAAGGTCGTGGCGGCCGGCCAGAGCGCGAAGGCGTCCAGGGGTGTGGCGGGATTCCTGGCGCCGGCGGTGAGCCCGAAGAAGACGAAGGCTGCGAGCGCTGGCATCACGGCCTGAGGGAGAAGGCGGAGCAGCCTGCGCCACCACCGGTGAGAGCGTCGCTCCCGAGCCCACACGCGTGCTCGCATGATGCCTCGCATTCCCAGCGCTGCGACGAGCAGGGTGGCCACGGCGATGGCGAGGTCGATGATCGTCGACGTGGGTGCACGTACCGAGGGCGTGTGGCCCTCGCTGATGTCGATCAGGCCGGTGCTGATCTCGAAGGGGTGGGAGATCGTGGGCGTGAACGTATTCAGTAGCACGGCGGTCGCGTACCCGTTGGAGGGGACGAGGTCCTGCCTGGCGCTGTATTTCGTCAACTCGCCGTCGTGCCCGATGCGCGCTGGATCCGTCGTGCTGGTGTGCTGCCATCCCATGGCATAGGTCCCGGCGTGGGGCTGCTTCTCGTGCGACTGCTCGACGAGGTCGGTGGAGAGCAGACGCGTTCCGTCGGCAGTGATTCCGCCCGCTTGCTGTACTGCGAGCCACGACCCCATGTCCTCGGCGGTGCTGATGACGCCTCCCGCTCCGCCCACGGAAGCTTTCAGCTCGGGCAGGTGCACTGCGAACCCGTACGCGGACACCGACCCACCGTCGAGACCTTGCCGGTCCGACACTGTCAGCACGGACGTCGTGTGGTCCATGCCCAGTGGAGTGAAGATGTGCCTGTCGAGGTACTTGTCGAAGGGTTCGCCCGAGACCGTCTGCACCAACAGTGCGAGTGTCCGATAGTTCAGATTGCTGTAGAGGTAGCTCGTTCCCGGGGTCGAGGCCGAGCTCAGATCGGCGATCCCCGCGACATCACCGGCGAGGGTGCCCGTGGGCTCGAGCACGAGGGGATTGGGCAGGCCCGAAGTGTGGTCCAGGAGCATCCGCACCGTGATTCTCGAGGGGTCGGCGCCGAGCACGCTGAAGTTCGGCAGGTAGTCGGTGATCGAGGCATCGAGCTCGATCTTCCCTCGGTCGACCTGCTGCAGGACCGAGAACGCGGTGAAGGATTTCGACAACGATCCGATCGACATCGGAGTGTCGGGCTGCACGTCTCCCGCCGCGCCCGTGGTGACGACATCTCCGTCCTCGACCACGACGTACGCCGCCCCGGCGAGACCGTTGCGCTCCGCGTACGACGACACGAAGTGCTCGGCGGCTGCGGCGTCGTAGTCGCGGGCCCCCGGATCCGCCTCGACCCGCGGCGCCGCGAGCATCGAGGTGCCGAGGAGACAGGCGATCACGATCGAAAGCACGAGGATTCGCCGCACGAGGGACAGTTGCCGGTACGGCCCAGCGATCAGATGCATGGAAGCATCCTGTCTGACGCTGGTCGTGCATCTCGAGGGGGAATCCCGTCGAGACGTTTTCGGGGTTCCTCCCCTTGCGCCGCGTGGTCGTGTTGACGGAGGCGCTACAGCTGGTCGCCCAGGGGTGGCCCGATGACGACCAACGGCCCTTCATCAGTGCTGGGCACCTCGAAGCGATCGAAGTACTCCGCAGCCACGGCCGGGTCCAGCGTGAAGTCGTCCCCGTGCTCCTCACGTCGGTGCTCAACTCGAGCCAGGCATGTTCGGCGATCGGTCGCCAGGTAGATGGTCTCCGGAACCACGCCGAGTCGTTGAAGCTGGGGACTGTTGCGCGATCAGGTGTCAGCTGGGGTCAGGCTGACGGTCTGGTTCCTGGTGGTCTCGTACTCGATGGGGGTCAATCGGCCGAGGCGTGTCTGTCGCCGGCGTCGGTGATAGGTCCGCTCGATCCACGTGATGATCGCGATCCTCAGCTCCTCTCGAGTCCGCCAACGTCTGCGGTCCAGACGTTCCTCTGGGGCAGGGCGAAGAACGATTCCAAGCCGCGATGTCGCTCGCAGCACCGACCTGCCCCATCGAGCCGATGAGGTGATGACGGTTCAAGGCATCGTGGAAAAGCTCTGATTGATGCGCACGAGGTTGCCGGCCGGATCACGGAAGGCGCAGTCCCTGACGCCGTAGTCCTGGTCGGTGGGTTCCTGGACGACCTCGGCACCGGCTGCCTGCATCTGGTCGAAGAGGGCGTCGACGTCATCCGTGGCGAGGGTGATGATGGCGTAGCTTCCCTTCGCCATGAGGCTCAGAACGGCTCGTAGTTCTTCTTCGCTCACCCCAGGGTCGAGTACGGGCGGGTGCAGGGCGATGGAGGTCTCGGGTTGCCCCGGGGGGCCTACGCGCAGCCACCTCATGTCGTCGTAGGCGTCGTCCTGGCGGACCTCGAAGCCGAGGCCGTCTCGGTAGAACG
Encoded here:
- a CDS encoding VOC family protein — its product is MQIMIQDCFLPHTDADAALAFYRDGLGFEVRQDDAYDDMRWLRVGPPGQPETSIALHPPVLDPGVSEEELRAVLSLMAKGSYAIITLATDDVDALFDQMQAAGAEVVQEPTDQDYGVRDCAFRDPAGNLVRINQSFSTMP
- a CDS encoding serine hydrolase domain-containing protein — its product is MHLIAGPYRQLSLVRRILVLSIVIACLLGTSMLAAPRVEADPGARDYDAAAAEHFVSSYAERNGLAGAAYVVVEDGDVVTTGAAGDVQPDTPMSIGSLSKSFTAFSVLQQVDRGKIELDASITDYLPNFSVLGADPSRITVRMLLDHTSGLPNPLVLEPTGTLAGDVAGIADLSSASTPGTSYLYSNLNYRTLALLVQTVSGEPFDKYLDRHIFTPLGMDHTTSVLTVSDRQGLDGGSVSAYGFAVHLPELKASVGGAGGVISTAEDMGSWLAVQQAGGITADGTRLLSTDLVEQSHEKQPHAGTYAMGWQHTSTTDPARIGHDGELTKYSARQDLVPSNGYATAVLLNTFTPTISHPFEISTGLIDISEGHTPSVRAPTSTIIDLAIAVATLLVAALGMRGIMRARVWARERRSHRWWRRLLRLLPQAVMPALAAFVFFGLTAGARNPATPLDAFALWPAATTFILIAGIVGTFLITARLVAFCSSHSKES